One stretch of Vicia villosa cultivar HV-30 ecotype Madison, WI unplaced genomic scaffold, Vvil1.0 ctg.004575F_1_1, whole genome shotgun sequence DNA includes these proteins:
- the LOC131642160 gene encoding transcription factor MUTE-like has protein sequence MSHIAVERNRRRQMNEHLKVLRSLTPCFYIKRGDQASIIGGVIEFINELHQVLQALESQKRRKSLSPSPNPSPKTLQPTFHQFDISSGGIETNNSFKELGASCNSSVADVEVKISGPNVILRVISQRIPGQVSRIVAVLESFSFEVLHLNISSMEETVLYQFVVKIELGCQLSLEELAMEVQQSFCSEAMKLIAV, from the exons ATGTCTCACATAGCTGTTGAGAGGAACAGAAGAAGACAGATGAATGAACATCTCAAGGTTTTAAGGTCCTTGACCCCTTGTTTCTATATTAAAAGG GGAGATCAAGCATCAATAATAGGTGGAGTTATAGAATTCATCAATGAATTGCATCAagttcttcaagcattggaatcTCAAAAGAGAAGGAAGAGTTTAAGCCCTAGCCCTAATCCAAGTCCGAAAACACTGCAACCAACTTTTCATCAATTTGATATCTCATCTGGAGGAATTGAGACTAACAATTCTTTCAAGGAGCTAGGAGCAAGCTGCAATTCTTCAGTTGCAGATGTAGAAGTGAAAATCTCAGGTCCAAATGTGATTTTAAGAGTGATATCTCAAAGAATTCCAGGTCAAGTTTCGAGGATTGTAGCAGTTTTAGAAAGTTTTTCTTTTGAAGTTCTTCATCTTAACATTAGTAGCATGGAAGAAACTGTTCTATACCAATTTGTAGTCAAG ATAGAACTGGGATGTCAGCTGAGTTTGGAGGAACTAGCTATGGAAGTTCAACAAAGCTTTTGCTCAGAGGCTATGAAGTTGATTGCAGTGTGA
- the LOC131642161 gene encoding uncharacterized mitochondrial protein AtMg00810-like codes for MKEFQTTDLGLMTYFLGVEFHKSEKRLLMHQKRYVFEISKKLEMEHCNVVITSTEPQLQFLKNGDEQNVNPTQYRRLIGSLRYLCNTRLNLAFSVNIVSRFMKRPKMSHLEDVKRILRYVKGSIGCGILFPAMDTRKKCNLLGFPIPFGAKIKMI; via the coding sequence ATGAAGGAGTTTCAGACGACCGACCTTGGCCTCATGACATACTTCCTTGGTGTTGAGTTTCACAAGTCCGAGAAAAGACTGCTCATGCACCAAAAAAGGTATGTGTTTGAGATTTCGAAGAAGTTGGAAATGGAACATTGTAATGTTGTAATTACTTCAACTGAACCGCAACTTCAGTTTTTGAAGAATGGGGATGAGCAAAATGTTAATCCAACCCAGTATAGAAGGTTGATTGGATCATTGCGTTACTTGTGCAATACACGATTGAACTTGGCATTTAGTGTCAATATTGTGAGTAGATTCATGAAGAGACCGAAGATGTCTCACTTGGAAGATGTCAAGAGAATTCTAAGATATGTCAAAGGATCTATTGGATGTGGAATTCTCTTTCCCGCAATGGACACAAGAAAAAAATGCAATTTGCTTGGTTTTCCAATTCCATTTGGTGCGAAGATAAAGATGATATAA